A window of Saccharomyces paradoxus chromosome XI, complete sequence contains these coding sequences:
- the PXA2 gene encoding ATP-binding cassette long-chain fatty acid transporter PXA2 (Subunit of a heterodimeric peroxisomal ABC transport complex~similar to YKL188C), producing the protein MISTASAFYHKHRVNLLRSSYIILLLATLYNSNSGSSNNRTDKKDSESTVLDNKKVGEGKEAEADKEENESSKEELTIISKHSTDLEEGTITIDKESKTNQKDVQRKGKVDFLFKLLLHDKKCLILFITQAILLNIRTLLSLRVATLDGQLVSTLVRAQYANFAKILLGKWMILGIPASFINSLISYTTKLCAVTINRKVSDFLLSKYLSNHHTFYSVASAESVSEIQDNLTRDIYTFSMNSSLLLNQLLKPMLDLILCSFKLLTSNTSVMGEGTLALGLIVYASNSLLKLIQPNFTRLTMASASLESWFRSLHSNLHSSNEEIALLRGQKRELENVDYSFYRLVLFLNREIKARAIYDVATAFVIKYTWGAAGLVLCSIPIFFKNNPSEDTLELKEPKNDMTADFITNRRLLVTASSSIGRFVELKRNIQQLRGIRLRLNKFNDLLDANKGDGDKEPSDEGCIVKYDDSRIKFENIPLITPANQVLIPELSFDLEHGNHLLIIGPNGCGKSSLFRILGGLWPIRATPNKNHQSKLIMPRRTVDRDCAIFYLPQRPYMGNRSTFREQIIYPDSIEQFEEKYHNDYDLGDADLVKILQLLDLEDLVTENMSLLLAQRTSKNDAQQLSTEDNQSPCTIKIRDAFSIVRNWSEELTIGVQQRLAMARMYYHKPKFAVLDECTSAVAPEMEQRMYENAQKFGISLISVCHRTSLWHFHNYLLKFDGKGGYQFGPFKPEERLSNEEKLLELNAILDQQVPLWERKLKDLTIAKESNIIRKSETNLNLFEKVEDPKTSKSNALFNLNKEQRITSPTGQETSKRLPLFPKSSPSASSNLLRNNKIMNKKVKNKKEQGKER; encoded by the coding sequence ATGATCTCAACGGCCTCTGCATTTTATCATAAGCATAGAGTAAATTTACTGCGTTCATCATACATCATATTATTGCTAGCTACACTTTACAATTCAAATTCGGGTTCTAGCAACAACAGGACTGATAAAAAGGATTCTGAGTCAACGGTTTTAGATAATAAGAAGGTtggagaaggaaaagaagcGGAAGCAGacaaagaggaaaatgaaagtaGTAAAGAAGAGTTAACGATAATATCTAAACATAGTACAGATTTAGAAGAGGGTACAATAACgattgataaagaaagcaaGACTAACCAGAAAGACGTACAGCGAAAAGGAAAGGTAgattttttgttcaaacTTTTACTCCATGATAAGAAGTGCCTCATTTTGTTTATTACACAGGCTATTCTTTTAAACATTAGGACCCTGTTGTCTCTTCGCGTGGCTACTTTGGATGGTCAATTAGTGTCCACACTAGTAAGAGCTCAATACGCAAACTTCGCAAAAATCCTGTTGGGCAAATGGATGATTCTTGGAATTCCCGCTAGTTTCATTAATTCACTGATCAGTTACACGACGAAACTATGTGCTGTTACTATCAATAGGAAGGTGTCGGACTTTTTGCTTTCAAAGTATTTATCTAACCACCATACGTTCTATTCGGTAGCTTCTGCTGAATCTGTTTCAGAAATTCAGGATAATTTGACAAGGGATATTTACacattttcaatgaattcATCATTACTACTGAATCAGCTTCTAAAGCCGATGCTGGACTTAATTCTCTGTTCGTTTAAATTATTAACTTCAAATACTAGTGTTATGGGTGAAGGAACATTGGCGCTGGGTTTAATCGTCTATGCCTCCAATTCATTACTGAAATTGATCCAGCCAAATTTCACTAGATTAACGATGGCAAGCGCGTCTTTGGAAAGTTGGTTCAGGTCTTTACACTCAAACCTGCATTCAAgcaatgaagaaattgcaCTACTTAGAGGGCAAAAGAGAGAGCTGGAAAACGTTGATTATTCATTCTACCGTTTAGTCCTCTTCTTAAACagagaaataaaagcaaGAGCTATTTATGATGTTGCTACTGCATTTGTCATCAAATACACTTGGGGTGCAGCTGGCTTAGTATTGTGCTCGAttccaatatttttcaaaaacaatcCAAGTGAGGACACCCTGGAACTAAAGGAACCCAAGAATGACATGACAGCCGATTTCATTACCAATAGAAGATTACTGGTTACTGCATCGAGTTCTATCGGAAGATTTGTGGAACTGAAGAGGAATATACAACAATTACGCGGCATTAGATTGAGATTGAATAAGTTCAATGATTTGTTGGATGCTAATAAAGGTGATGGCGATAAGGAACCAAGTGATGAAGGATGTATAGTGAAATATGATGACTCCAGAATaaagtttgaaaatattcctTTAATAACACCTGCCAACCAAGTTCTAATTCCTGAGCTAAGCTTTGATTTGGAGCATGGAAATCATCTGCTAATTATTGGGCCCAACGGTTGCGGTAAGTCATCATTGTTCCGTATTCTAGGTGGACTATGGCCGATAAGAGCTACTCCCAATAAAAATCACCAATCAAAGTTAATAATGCCGCGTAGAACTGTGGATAGAGATTGCGCAATCTTTTACTTACCCCAAAGGCCTTATATGGGAAATAGGTCAACATTTAGGGAACAGATCATTTACCCAGACAGTATTGAACAATTCGAAGAAAAGTATCATAATGATTACGATTTAGGCGATGCCGATTTAGTAAAGATTTTACAGTTATTAGATTTGGAGGATTTAGTCACTGAAAATATGTCACTTCTGCTTGCGCAAAGGACTTCCAAAAATGATGCACAACAATTGTCGACGGAGGATAATCAGTCTCCATGCACCATCAAGATTCGTGATGCATTCAGTATAGTAAGAAACTGGTCCGAAGAATTAACAATTGGTGTTCAGCAAAGGTTAGCCATGGCAAGAATGTACTATCACAAACCCAAGTTTGCCGTGCTCGACGAATGTACGTCTGCAGTAGCGCCAGAAATGGAACAAAGGATGTACGAAAATGCACAAAAATTTGGTATCTCATTAATATCAGTTTGCCATAGAACAAGTTTATGGCATTTCCACAACTatcttttaaaatttgATGGAAAGGGCGGATATCAATTTGGACCCTTCAAACCCGAGGAGAGGTTAAGtaacgaagaaaaactgcTTGAACTAAATGCCATATTGGACCAACAGGTACCACTTTGGGAGAGGAAGTTAAAGGATTTAACAATTGCTAAAGAATCGAATATCATTCGCAAATCAGAAACCAACCTGAATCTTTTCGAAAAAGTCGAAGATCCAAAAACGTCCAAATCCAATGCATTATTTAATCTAAATAAAGAGCAACGGATCACATCACCTACAGGGCAGGAGACTAGCAAGAGATTACCACTATTTCCCAAATCATCCCCTTCAGcatcatcaaatttattaagaaacaacaaaattatgaacaaaaaagttaaaaacaaaaaggaacaaggaaaagagaGATAA
- the FAT3 gene encoding Fat3p (Protein required for fatty acid uptake~similar to YKL187C), translated as MKIAKHRTPLTKGIIWTILSVCLLFMFATLILVIVATAGSTANYKPLTNIYIGEADIKHINVSKVIPQIGPILTILGSALTAPNSSLDDIFGAMKNIADTPALTPLLTLLSNADNTTVTIESLTDLAPLAISGNPASSTRQLSEINGLLKYSDNATETLDGLSRLVSTSLSSGSSNSSSDSTTMVLDLLKDSDNPQNSTDALLTLNNLTMSEKAQLLPVFRLFALSTNQTATMTALATLMNTTISSSLAQTLLTQLQNTISNGGSLNNTFSTLQPLVPQASTPAFSAVELLLNETTSTNQTLSTLSDLLEKNVTQSSSAKTAFAALSQLMDNSNNSTMVVTSVQSLAAVTNTTQSTQQLIGLDDVISSSSNTNETLSILSELQSGLSGNSSTTQYIPYLFNLLGASTDPKTTFSSLVTLTSWAQENPQTFLPILDILADAKSVQPISPEELNAMTPNILEYLKIPIYYRLSIFTLCHANLENKILDCNSPHAVQNLDFRSIIYDALVTSDFQPYLNALNITANDLYLEGKLLHREHQYVPAVKSVLALNLLAIIFSFFTMIFIILLYFNRYMFKQPLWLIALALHVCVGVATILAAIIISVMIAIIKSGTADDKYGVVFKAGPAYAGLIWTAFALSFIATGLIIYTWWRNRRSGRYMPGTVMNNKGKNYTYGDGATISADQNLDDDDADVEKHVNRNEITAIDGSSSANNTDVTGSTSDRTELDHPDVPPNVSNGPVVNNNAHLVA; from the coding sequence ATGAAGATTGCAAAGCACCGTACACCCCTGACGAAGGGGATTATTTGGACGATATTGTCTGTGTGCCTTTTATTCATGTTCGCCACACTAATATTGGTTATTGTAGCAACCGCTGGCTCCACCGCAAACTACAAGCCCTTAacgaatatatatatcgGCGAGGCCGATATCAAACACATCAATGTGAGCAAGGTAATTCCTCAAATAGGCCCTATTTTGACAATACTAGGGTCCGCTTTGACGGCTCCGAATAGCTCCCTGGATGACATTTTTGGCGCcatgaaaaatattgctgATACTCCGGCGCTGACGCCGTTATTAACGCTTTTGTCTAACGCTGACAATACGACAGTTACCATCGAATCATTGACCGATTTGGCTCCCTTAGCCATCAGCGGCAATCCCGCTTCAAGCACTAGACAACTGTCGGAAATAAATGGGTTGCTGAAGTATTCGGACAATGCTACTGAAACACTAGATGGGCTCTCCAGATTAGTTTCTACTTCGCTGTCTTCGGGGAGTTCTAACTCTTCCAGTGACTCAACTACTATGGTCTTGGACTTATTAAAAGACTCCGACAATCCACAAAATTCCACAGATGCGTTGCTAACTCTGAATAATTTGACAATGTCAGAAAAGGCGCAATTGTTACCTGTTTTTAGACTATTCGCCCTCTCTACGAACCAAACCGCTACCATGACAGCCCTGGCGACCTTGATGAATACTACCATTTCGTCTTCTTTGGCCCAAACACTATTAACTCAGTTACAAAACACAATATCAAATGGAGGGTCTTTGAATAACACGTTTAGTACTTTGCAACCACTAGTCCCACAGGCCAGCACCCCTGCATTTAGCGCAGTGGAGTTACTGCTGAACGAAACCACCTCTACAAACCAGACATTAAGCACCCTGTCCgatttgttggaaaaaaacGTCACTCAGTCATCATCAGCAAAAACGGCGTTTGCTGCCTTGAGCCAATTGATGGATAATTCAAACAACTCGACGATGGTCGTCACTTCGGTCCAATCTCTGGCTGCAGTGACAAACACGACCCAATCTACTCAACAACTAATTGGATTGGATGACGTGATAAGCTCCTCGAGTAACACCAATGAAACTTTGTCCATCTTGTCCGAATTGCAATCCGGCCTATCAGGTAATTCAAGCACCACACAGTACATCCCATATCTCTTCAATCTTTTAGGAGCATCCACTGATCCTAAAACAACGTTTTCATCCTTAGTAACACTGACTTCCTGGGCTCAAGAAAACCCTCAGACATTTTTGCCCATTTTAGATATATTAGCGGATGCCAAGTCCGTCCAACCAATTTCCCCAGAAGAATTGAATGCCATGACGCCGAATATATTGGAGTATTTGAAGATTCCGATTTACTACCGTTTGTCCATTTTCACGCTATGCCATGCTAATCTGGAAAACAAGATCCTAGATTGTAACTCCCCACATGCTGTACAAAACTTGGACTTTAGATCGATTATTTACGACGCATTAGTCACATCAGATTTCCAACCATATTTAAACGCTCTGAATATTACCGCCAATGATCTCTACTTGGAAGGGAAACTTTTACACAGAGAGCACCAATATGTACCAGCAGTGAAGTCTGTTTTGGCTTTGAACCTGTTGGCAAtaatcttttccttctttacCATGATTTTTATCATATTACTGTACTTTAACAGATATATGTTTAAACAACCATTGTGGCTCATCGCCCTAGCCTTACACGTTTGTGTTGGCGTAGCCACAATATTGGCGGCTATTATCATATCCGTTATGATTGCCATCATAAAGAGTGGTACCGCTGATGACAAATATGGTGTCGTATTTAAAGCCGGTCCTGCCTACGCGGGGCTGATATGGACAGCATTTGCATTGTCCTTTATTGCTACaggattgataatttaCACATGGTGGAGAAACAGGCGGAGTGGTCGCTACATGCCCGGAACTGTAATGAATAATAAGGGCAAAAATTACACGTATGGAGATGGTGCTACCATTTCGGCCGACCAAAACTtggacgatgatgatgctGACGTTGAAAAGCATGTGAATCGTAATGAAATAACCGCTATTGACGGCAGCAGTTCTGCCAATAATACAGACGTCACAGGCAGCACTAGCGATAGAACGGAGCTGGATCATCCTGACGTGCCTCCGAACGTTTCAAATGGACCAGTTGTTAACAATAATGCACATTTGGTAGcataa
- the MTR2 gene encoding Mtr2p (mRNA transport regulator~similar to YKL186C) — MNTNSNAMVMNDANQAQITATFTKKILAHLDDPDSNKLAQFVQLFNPNNCRIILNATPFAQATVFLQMWQNQVVQTQHALTGIDYHAIPGSGTLICNVNCKVRFDESGRDKMGQDATIPIQPNNSGNRNRLNDMNKPRPLWGPYFGLSLQLIIDDRIFRNDFNGVISGFNYNMVYKPDDSLLKIQ; from the coding sequence atgAACACCAACAGCAATGCTATGGTAATGAACGACGCAAACCAAGCGCAAATAACAGCCACATTTACGAAGAAGATATTGGCGCATTTGGATGATCCAGACTCCAACAAACTGGCTCAATTCGTACAACTTTTCAATCCAAACAACTGCagaataatattaaatgcTACGCCCTTCGCGCAAGCAACAGTGTTTCTACAAATGTGGCAAAACCAAGTAGTACAAACACAACATGCCCTAACTGGAATAGACTATCACGCCATTCCAGGATCCGGCACTTTGATATGCAACGTCAACTGCAAAGTCAGATTCGACGAAAGCGGCAGAGACAAGATGGGGCAAGACGCAACAATTCCCATTCAACCAAACAACAGCGGGAACAGGAATAGACTTAACGATATGAACAAGCCAAGACCTCTGTGGGGTCCATATTTTGGCCTTTCCCTGCAACTGATCATCGACGACCGTATATTCAGAAACGATTTCAATGGTGTAATATCGGGGTTTAACTATAACATGGTATACAAACCCGATGATTCTCTCttaaaaattcaatga
- the ASH1 gene encoding DNA-binding transcription repressor ASH1 (Component of the Rpd3L histone deacetylase complex~similar to YKL185W): protein MSSLYIKTPLHALSAGPDSHSNGSYYDNLLLPSFSNLSRTVNKNNITTDNNINSASPRKYSFHSLNVSPILPPMTLANEILGKKSNTAPASPHHMAYNPISSLTPGNSPEFNKASLSQISFTNPLNYGSGSGLSSYSQPRLPLLDRLSTVSLSKRPEHPQQILPSLRHLQLLPSPLLQENAARFPDTSKRTSNWKTDLTHWCKDTNYQDYVKIREEVAHFKPLSIPNLINQNNDCLEYGDKPESTKSSKYHSPSNGTFARTRLIPSILEAKDQFKDLSNNAWSITPPVTPPMSPPTNRTMERTTFRGVDASFFEGKSSNDDTIFNPIISEKLVQEVKQQRQLRGSSFPIPNASHKKTNSFKALQIKKLLANRDILSNNSKSSIRKPSKNKISKQAPNVFGNTARQLVMKLDNTNYSSVSASSSPPPSTPTKSGKARSRSSSPVRPKAYTPSPKSPNYHKFALDSPPQSPRRSSNSSMTKKGSRRSSGSSPTRHNTRVCVSCHSSDSPCWRPSWSPRKQDQLCNSCGLRYKKTHTRCLNDLCRKIPTKGEINIMKSNGIDKEFVPERNCEIEGYRCLFCNYITETVEN, encoded by the coding sequence atgtcaagCCTATACATTAAAACACCGCTACATGCATTATCTGCTGGTCCAGATTCTCATTCAAATGGCTCATATTATGACAATCTATTATTGCCTTCGTTTTCAAACTTATCTCGTACTGTTAATAAGAATAATATCACGACCGATAACAACATAAATTCAGCAAGCCCTAGGAAATATTCGTTTCACTCGCTCAATGTGTCACCAATTCTTCCCCCAATGACCTTAGCTAACGAAATACTCggaaagaaatcaaatacTGCCCCGGCATCGCCACATCATATGGCTTATAATCCAATTTCCTCACTAACACCCGGTAATTCACCAGAATTCAACAAGGCAAGTTTATCTCAAATTAGTTTTACAAATCCATTAAACTATGGGTCTGGCTCGGGACTTTCCTCTTATTCACAACCTCGACTACCATTGTTAGACAGGTTATCAACAGTATCTTTATCCAAGAGACCAGAGCACCCGCAACAAATTTTACCGTCATTAAGACATCTACAATTATTACCCAGTCCTCTCTTACAAGAAAACGCAGCACGCTTCCCTGATACATCAAAACGTACATCTAATTGGAAGACAGATCTTACCCATTGGTGTAAGGATACAAATTATCAAGATTATGTTAAAATACGCGAAGAAGTGGCCCATTTCAAGCCACTAAGTATACCAAACTTAATtaatcaaaataatgattgTCTTGAATACGGCGATAAACCAGAGTCAACCAAGTCGTCCAAGTACCACTCACCGTCTAATGGAACTTTCGCTCGTACCAGACTAATTCCTTCAATTCTAGAAGCTAAAGATCAATTTAAAGATCTTTCGAACAATGCATGGAGTATTACTCCCCCTGTCACACCGCCAATGAGTCCACCAACGAATAGAACCATGGAGCGTACAACTTTTAGAGGAGTAGAtgcttccttttttgaGGGAAAATCTAGCAATGATGACACAATATTTAATCCAATAATTAGCGAAAAGTTGGTTCAAGAAGTTAAACAGCAGAGACAATTGCGTGGAAGTTCATTTCCTATACCTAATGCCAGTCACAAAAAGACGAACAGTTTCAAAGCTctacaaataaaaaaattacttgCAAATAGAGACATTCTATCGAACAATTCCAAATCTAGTATAAGGAAACCATCTAAGAACAAAATCTCAAAGCAAGCACCAAATGTTTTTGGTAACACTGCAAGACAATTAGTCATGAAACTCGACAACACTAATTACAGCTCTGTATCTGCATCTTCATCTCCGCCTCCTTCCACACCGACGAAAAGTGGCAAGGCAAGATCAAGATCATCTTCACCTGTGCGTCCTAAGGCTTATACTCCAAGTCCTAAATCACCTAATTACCATAAATTTGCTCTCGACTCTCCCCCACAAAGCCCTCGAAGATCATCGAATTCGAGCATGACGAAAAAAGGGAGTAGGAGATCCAGTGGTTCATCACCCACTCGTCACAACACAAGAGTGTGCGTATCGTGTCATTCTAGCGATTCGCCTTGTTGGAGACCATCGTGGTCGCCAAGAAAGCAAGACCAGCTTTGTAACTCTTGTGGCCTTCGATATAAGAAAACACACACAAGATGTTTGAACGATTTATGTCGTAAGATCCCCACAAAGGGTGAAATAAACATTATGAAATCCAATGGTATAGATAAAGAATTTGTCCCTGAACGCAATTGTGAAATTGAAGGATACCGTTGCTTATTCTGTAATTACATAACTGAGACTGTAGAGAATTGA
- the SPE1 gene encoding ornithine decarboxylase SPE1 (Ornithine decarboxylase~similar to YKL184W) has protein sequence MSSTQVGNALSSSTTTLVDLSNSALIQRKQYSKNEKALNDLLLGLKNNRDLELLPHEQAHPEIFQALKARIGKINNETCDPGEENSFFICDLGEVKRLFENWVKELPRIKPFYAVKCNPNTKVLSLLADLGVNFDCASKVEIDRVLSMNISPDRIVYANPCKVASFIRYAASKNVMKSTFDNVEELHKIKKFHPKSQLLLRIATDDSTAQCRLSTKYGCEMDKIDILLKAIKELNLNLVGVSFHVGSGASDFTSLYKAVRDARKVFDKAANEYNLPPLKILDIGGGFQFESFKESTAVLRLALEEFFPVNCGVDIIAEPGRYFVATAFTLASHVIAKRKLSENEAMIYTNDGVYGNMNCILFDHQEPHPRTLYHDLEFHYNDFESTTAALDSINKTRAEYPYKVSIWGPTCDGLDCIAKKYYMKHDVVVGDWFYFPGLGAYTSSAATQFNGFEQTADIVYIDSEID, from the coding sequence ATGTCTAGTACTCAAGTTGGAAATGCTCTATCTAGCTCCACTACTACCCTAGTGGATTTGTCTAATTCTGCGCTTATCCAAAGGAAACAATattccaaaaatgaaaaggcGCTCAACGACCTTTTGCTTGGATTAAAGAATAACCGTGACTTGGAACTCTTACCGCATGAGCAAGCACAtcctgaaatttttcaagcatTGAAGGCTCGTATTGGCAAGATTAATAATGAAACGTGCGATCCCGGTGAGGAGAACTCGTTTTTTATATGCGATTTAGGGGAAGTCAAGAGATTGTTCGAAAACTGGGTGAAAGAGCTTCCTAGAATTAAGCCATTTTATGCCGTTAAATGTAATCCAAACACCAAGGTTCTATCCCTGTTAGCAGATTTGGGCGTTAATTTTGACTGTGCTTCCAAAGTAGAGATTGACAGAGTATTGTCGATGAATATCTCTCCGGACAGAATCGTCTACGCTAATCCTTGTAAGGTAGCATCTTTTATTAGATACGCagcttcaaaaaatgtgaTGAAGTCTACTTTCGATAACGTGGAAGAATTGcataaaatcaaaaagtttcatcCTAAGTCTCAATTATTATTAAGAATCGCTACCGATGATTCTACTGCCCAATGCCGGCTTTCAACCAAATACGGTTGTGAAATGGATAAGATAGACATTTTATTAAAGGCTATAAAGGAATTGAATTTGAACCTAGTTGGTGTTTCTTTCCACGTGGGTTCAGGTGCTTCTGATTTTACAAGCTTATATAAGGCTGTTAGAGACGCGAGAAAAGTATTTGATAAAGCTGCTAACGAATACAACTTGCCACCCTTAAAGATTTTAGATATAGGTGGTGGATTTCAATTTGAATCCTTCAAGGAATCAACTGCTGTTCTGCGTCTAGCCTTAGAGGAATTTTTCCCTGTAAATTGCGGTGTCGATATAATTGCAGAGCCTGGTAGGTACTTTGTAGCTACAGCGTTCACTTTAGCATCTCACGTAATTGCCAAGAGAAAGTTGTCTGAGAATGAAGCAATGATTTATACCAATGATGGTGTTTACGGAAACATGAATTGTATTTTATTCGATCATCAAGAACCTCATCCAAGAACCCTTTATCATGATTTGGAATTTCATTACAATGATTTTGAATCCACTACTGCTGCCCTCGACTCTATCAATAAAACAAGGGCTGAGTATCCATACAAAGTTTCTATTTGGGGCCCTACGTGTGATGGTTTGGATTGTATTGCTAAAAAGTACTATATGAAGCATGATGTTGTAGTTGGTGATTGGTTTTATTTTCCCGGCTTGGGCGCCTACACCTCATCAGCGGCTACTCAGTTCAACGGCTTCGAGCAGACTGCGGATATAGTATACATAGACTCAGAAATTGATTAA
- the LOT5 gene encoding Lot5p (similar to YKL183W), whose protein sequence is MLEKKLKCQIARTKPSVENVIPYNQFKKTQPRFNGNFSTLNNEEYIILFGGGRDLILGSLTPCSSTHLSNQADSQDPSEYGTDLFILNSCIIIWFNGLGYGLEIPYSSVLYHASRQLPDGREGLRLEILLTLERDEVLDMLYQSLAPQASEFDGEEAHAFTVRSVELTIRPKYSIYDRHYNNEIETLFTFENFGVNRGDDLVNNCNEALAVCMDLHGGDVQDQDQEQYQDPSMAFEGAQDLNATYSGLGDTLHGPPVYQNDGLADDLDGDLVMDNVVARGGPEASMSMEFYANQNLAGRKNARDE, encoded by the coding sequence atgttggaaaagaaactgaaatGCCAAATTGCAAGGACCAAACCATCGGTCGAAAACGTCATACCATATAACCAATTTAAGAAGACACAGCCGCGATTCAACGGCAACTTTTCCACACtgaataatgaagaatacaTAATACTCTTTGGCGGGGGCCGAGACCTGATACTAGGCTCGCTGACACCTTGTTCGAGTACTCATTTATCCAACCAGGCCGACTCACAAGACCCTAGTGAGTATGGCACAGATCTGTTTATACTCAACAGCTGCATTATCATTTGGTTTAATGGTTTGGGCTATGGGCTGGAAATTCCATACAGTAGCGTTTTGTACCATGCATCGAGACAGCTGCCGGATGGTAGGGAAGGGCTTCGACTAGAAATCTTGCTGACTTTGGAAAGAGACGAAGTGTTGGACATGCTCTACCAAAGCCTCGCGCCGCAGGCCAGCGAATTCGACGGCGAAGAAGCCCATGCCTTCACCGTGCGCAGCGTGGAATTGACCATTAGGCCCAAATATTCAATATACGATCGCCACTACaacaatgaaattgaaaccCTTTTCACATTCGAGAATTTCGGCGTGAACAGGGGCGATGACCTGGTAAACAATTGTAACGAAGCACTAGCCGTATGCATGGACCTGCACGGTGGCGACGTACAAGATCAGGACCAAGAACAATACCAAGATCCGAGCATGGCGTTTGAGGGTGCGCAAGATCTCAACGCCACGTACTCTGGGCTAGGAGACACCCTTCATGGTCCGCCCGTATACCAGAACGACGGGCTGGCAGACGATCTGGATGGAGACCTCGTTATGGACAACGTGGTCGCTAGGGGTGGCCCAGAAGCAAGTATGTCTATGGAGTTCTACGCAAATCAAAATCTTGCTGGCAGAAAGAACGCTAGAGACGAATGA